One genomic segment of Helianthus annuus cultivar XRQ/B chromosome 14, HanXRQr2.0-SUNRISE, whole genome shotgun sequence includes these proteins:
- the LOC110908470 gene encoding acyl-coenzyme A thioesterase 13, with amino-acid sequence MDFKWVKNHLEKTSASSNDTDSTPLATFEPLIKSGLKVDLVERGRVICSMKVPPRLLNADGLLHGGATAALVDVVGGVVIPTINNATSSGVSMEINVSYLDSAYVGDEIEIEAKTLRVGKVVAVSTVEFRNRKTGNIFAQGRHTKYLVVSSKL; translated from the exons ATGGACTTTAAATGGGTGAAGAACCACTTGGAGAAAACCAGTGCATCATCAAATGATACTGATTCCACACCTTTAGCGACCTTCGAACCACTTATCAAGTCAGGCCTTAAAGTTGATCTCGTCGAGCGTGGTCGGGTCATCTGCTCCATGAAAGTCCCTCCTCGGTTGCTg AACGCCGATGGTTTGTTGCATGGCGGAGCAACGGCGGCGCTGGTGGATGTGGTGGGTGGAGTTGTGATTCCGACTATAAACAATGCCACCAGCTCTGGAGTTTCAATGGAGATTAATGTTTCCTACTTGGATTCTGCTTATGTTGGG GATGAGATTGAAATAGAAGCAAAGACATTGCGTGTTGGGAAGGTTGTTGCTGTTTCAACCGTAGAGTTTAGAAATAGAAAGACTGGAAACATATTTGCGCAAGGGCGGCATACCAAATACCTTGTTGTATCAAGTAAATTATGA